The Bacillus oleivorans genome has a window encoding:
- a CDS encoding carbohydrate ABC transporter permease has translation MRKLGFKEFLFLLPAFLLIGVFSLWPVVQSLTYTFFDYQLNDQQKAGLYTNERFNVDLFQTSQFYIGRFLEQDQENITNPEDWKKVEGVLERLRSTGAEFEGSSGVIELSGSVGDQVLNLYEDTNQLVTELNQTYTLTNAENLQLQVEELKNSIVSSNFIGLDGYKQALQDERVGIALKNTFLFTVVSVFFEFIFGLILALILNKAIKGRGLIRTSSLIPWAIPTAVAALMWSYLYDGGSGIVAHIFAALHLIESPRDLLLTGTGAMISTIVADVWKTTPYMALLLLAGLQTIPHSLYEAASIDGAGKIQTFFRITLPLLKPAILVALLFRTLDAFRVFDLIYVLTGGGPGGSTETLSIYGYKLMFSQTNFGYGSVIIMLMFVCVAILAIIFVRFLGTNLMEKQ, from the coding sequence TTGAGAAAGCTTGGTTTCAAGGAATTCCTCTTTCTATTGCCTGCATTCCTCTTAATTGGTGTATTTTCATTGTGGCCAGTCGTCCAATCGTTGACCTACACTTTTTTTGATTATCAGCTCAATGATCAGCAAAAAGCCGGTCTTTATACAAATGAAAGATTTAATGTGGACTTGTTTCAAACCTCTCAATTCTACATTGGCAGATTTCTCGAGCAGGATCAGGAGAACATAACCAATCCGGAAGATTGGAAAAAGGTTGAGGGAGTCCTGGAAAGGCTGCGAAGTACGGGGGCAGAGTTTGAAGGAAGCAGCGGTGTAATCGAGCTATCCGGTTCAGTCGGCGACCAGGTATTGAATTTGTACGAAGATACGAATCAGTTAGTGACAGAACTGAATCAAACCTACACCTTAACCAATGCTGAGAATCTTCAACTACAGGTTGAGGAGCTGAAAAATAGTATCGTATCTTCTAACTTCATCGGGTTGGATGGCTATAAACAGGCTTTACAGGACGAACGGGTAGGAATTGCTCTAAAAAACACGTTTCTGTTTACCGTGGTTTCAGTATTTTTTGAGTTTATCTTTGGCTTGATTCTTGCACTCATTTTAAATAAAGCCATCAAAGGCAGAGGACTGATTCGGACATCCTCTCTTATTCCGTGGGCCATTCCGACTGCAGTTGCAGCATTAATGTGGAGTTATCTATATGATGGGGGAAGCGGCATTGTCGCTCACATTTTTGCAGCCCTTCATTTAATTGAATCACCTCGTGATCTTTTATTAACAGGTACAGGGGCCATGATCTCAACGATCGTCGCGGATGTTTGGAAAACGACTCCGTATATGGCTCTCTTGTTATTAGCGGGACTTCAGACGATTCCGCATTCCCTTTATGAAGCGGCTTCAATCGATGGAGCGGGGAAAATCCAAACCTTTTTCAGGATTACACTGCCACTCTTGAAGCCGGCAATCCTTGTCGCCCTGTTATTCCGTACCCTCGATGCCTTCCGTGTATTTGACCTTATTTACGTTTTAACAGGTGGAGGTCCTGGCGGATCAACAGAAACGTTATCGATCTATGGCTACAAGCTGATGTTCAGTCAAACGAACTTTGGCTATGGATCAGTTATTATTATGCTTATGTTCGTCTGTGTTGCCATACTAGCGATTATATTTGTCCGCTTCCTTGGCACAAATCTTATGGAGAAACAGTAA
- a CDS encoding carbohydrate ABC transporter permease produces MVTSNRKLKWAGILVIIVYLFGMMFPFLWIFLTSFKTSGEIFGDGAFRIIAENPTLGNFSTILFEKGILNAIKNSFIVATTTTIYIVLVASFTAYVISRFEFRGKNVLMGLILAVSMFPQMIVTGPVYNMFYDLELLNSFWIILPYSTITLPVAVWILVTHFNQIPLSLEESAKMDGASSLQTLFKIVFPLAAPGVFTTAIITFIAAWNEFLLTITLNAESEYHTVPVAISFLRTQFEILWGEVAAATTIVTIPTLIIVLFFQKQIVSGLTTGGVKE; encoded by the coding sequence ATGGTTACGTCAAACCGTAAATTAAAATGGGCAGGAATCCTGGTTATCATTGTTTATCTTTTTGGGATGATGTTTCCGTTCCTTTGGATATTTCTAACCTCCTTTAAAACCTCTGGAGAAATTTTTGGCGATGGCGCGTTTCGGATCATCGCGGAAAATCCGACCTTAGGAAACTTTTCAACGATTCTATTTGAAAAAGGTATATTAAATGCGATCAAAAATAGTTTTATAGTTGCAACAACAACGACGATTTACATCGTATTAGTGGCTTCATTCACAGCCTATGTGATATCTCGTTTTGAATTTCGCGGAAAAAATGTGTTAATGGGTCTTATTTTAGCCGTGTCCATGTTTCCGCAAATGATTGTAACGGGCCCTGTTTACAACATGTTTTACGACCTTGAGCTGTTAAACAGCTTCTGGATTATTTTGCCTTATTCCACAATTACGTTGCCGGTGGCGGTTTGGATTTTAGTGACGCATTTTAACCAAATTCCGCTTTCCCTGGAGGAATCAGCGAAAATGGATGGGGCTTCATCCTTGCAAACATTGTTTAAGATTGTGTTTCCATTAGCAGCTCCAGGTGTTTTTACAACAGCGATCATTACCTTCATCGCAGCCTGGAATGAGTTTTTATTAACGATTACTTTAAATGCAGAATCTGAGTATCACACGGTTCCTGTAGCGATCTCCTTTTTGCGGACTCAATTTGAGATTCTTTGGGGTGAGGTAGCAGCAGCCACAACGATTGTGACGATCCCTACATTAATCATTGTCCTCTTCTTCCAAAAACAAATCGTATCAGGACTGACAACTGGTGGGGTAAAAGAATAA
- a CDS encoding glycoside hydrolase family 65 protein produces MTWTYKTGEFHPESLLLQESLFALANGYIGVRGNLEEGLAGGELSIRGSYINAFYDETQIHYGEKLFAFPETQEKLVNIIDTQTIELFFGVEEERFSLFAGEVMHFERKLYLDKGFSERIVHWRSPLGKEVVISFKRLVSIAYRELFVQQITIKGINFDGPVKIVSLLNGDVANYTNANDPRVASGHAKLLKVIDVKTKKELQTILCETSASKLQVACNTRNWISKHATVLTKVHQDKTVATYETDLDQPVVFEKQSVYTDTRRHGIDLAEKGEKLLQDVCSIRFEAIAEKQEAILQSFWKVSDIEIEGDHRLQEGIRFNMFHLFQSAGRDDFSNIAAKGLSGEGYEGHYFWDTEIYMLPFFTLTEPSLAKSLLRYRYSILEGARERAKEMGHQKGALFPWRTIAGRECSGYFPAGTAQYHISADVAYSYIQYYLATKDSGIWSEFGAEVLFETARLWIEVGHFADGTFRIDAVTGPDEYTCIVNNNYYTNVLAKYNLQWAAKVYQLLKDTDPVAFDEIKQKIQFEEAEADDWMWAAQHMYLPYDPERKINPQDDSFLQKAVWNLADTPKEHYPLLLHYHPLTLYRYQVCKQADTVLAHFLLEDEQDLETMQASYEYYEKVTTHDSSLSSCIFSIMAVKLGNMEKAYNYFMETARLDLDNTHGNTKDGLHMANMGGTWMAIVYGFGGLRIKENGISLTPRLPKQWTGYKFRFRTEGTTLEVKVEQSGVSIKKLTGKGLSIKVYGEDYYISNPIFVGLQ; encoded by the coding sequence ATGACGTGGACTTATAAAACAGGTGAATTTCATCCTGAATCTCTTCTTCTGCAAGAAAGCCTATTTGCCCTGGCTAACGGCTATATAGGAGTTAGAGGCAACTTAGAAGAAGGCTTAGCGGGTGGGGAGCTTTCGATTCGCGGAAGCTATATCAATGCTTTTTATGATGAAACACAAATACATTATGGTGAAAAACTGTTTGCTTTCCCAGAAACACAAGAAAAGCTAGTCAATATTATCGATACCCAGACAATTGAACTTTTTTTCGGTGTTGAAGAGGAGCGGTTTTCTTTATTTGCTGGAGAAGTCATGCATTTTGAAAGAAAGCTTTATTTGGATAAAGGCTTTTCGGAACGAATTGTACACTGGCGCTCGCCGCTGGGTAAAGAAGTAGTGATTTCCTTTAAACGGCTTGTTTCAATAGCGTATCGGGAACTCTTTGTCCAGCAAATAACGATTAAGGGCATCAATTTTGATGGTCCTGTAAAAATCGTATCCCTACTAAATGGGGATGTAGCCAATTATACAAACGCAAACGATCCTAGAGTCGCCTCAGGTCACGCCAAGCTGTTAAAAGTAATAGATGTAAAGACGAAGAAGGAATTACAAACAATATTGTGCGAGACCTCAGCTTCTAAGCTGCAAGTGGCTTGTAACACAAGAAACTGGATTTCGAAACACGCAACAGTACTAACAAAGGTCCATCAAGACAAAACGGTAGCCACTTATGAAACAGATCTAGATCAACCAGTTGTGTTTGAAAAACAAAGTGTCTATACCGACACAAGAAGGCATGGTATTGATTTAGCTGAAAAGGGCGAGAAGCTCCTTCAGGATGTCTGCTCAATTCGATTCGAAGCAATAGCAGAAAAGCAAGAAGCGATTCTTCAATCGTTTTGGAAGGTTTCTGATATTGAAATTGAAGGGGATCATCGTCTTCAAGAAGGGATCCGCTTCAATATGTTTCATCTCTTTCAATCGGCCGGGAGAGACGACTTTTCCAATATTGCCGCTAAAGGACTTTCTGGAGAAGGATATGAAGGCCACTATTTTTGGGACACAGAAATTTACATGCTCCCGTTTTTCACTTTAACTGAACCATCTTTAGCGAAATCATTATTGCGCTATCGTTATTCAATTTTAGAAGGGGCGAGAGAACGTGCAAAGGAAATGGGGCATCAAAAAGGAGCCCTTTTCCCTTGGAGAACCATTGCGGGAAGAGAATGTTCCGGTTACTTTCCGGCGGGTACGGCCCAATACCATATTTCAGCAGATGTCGCCTACAGTTATATTCAATACTATTTAGCAACAAAGGATTCTGGGATTTGGAGTGAGTTTGGGGCAGAGGTGCTGTTTGAAACCGCCCGTTTATGGATTGAAGTTGGACATTTCGCCGATGGAACATTCCGGATTGACGCGGTAACAGGACCAGATGAATATACATGTATTGTGAATAACAATTACTATACCAATGTGTTGGCTAAATATAATCTGCAATGGGCGGCGAAGGTGTATCAGCTTTTAAAAGATACCGATCCGGTTGCCTTTGATGAAATCAAACAGAAGATTCAATTCGAGGAAGCCGAAGCAGATGACTGGATGTGGGCAGCTCAACATATGTATCTGCCGTATGATCCAGAGCGGAAAATTAATCCTCAAGATGACTCGTTTCTGCAAAAAGCCGTTTGGAATTTAGCCGACACGCCTAAGGAACATTATCCATTGCTGCTTCACTATCATCCTTTAACCTTATATCGCTATCAGGTGTGTAAACAGGCAGACACGGTTCTTGCGCACTTCTTATTAGAGGATGAGCAAGACCTGGAAACGATGCAAGCGTCCTATGAGTACTATGAGAAAGTAACTACACATGACTCGTCGTTATCGAGCTGCATCTTTAGCATAATGGCCGTAAAATTAGGAAACATGGAAAAAGCCTACAATTACTTTATGGAAACCGCTCGGCTAGATTTAGATAATACGCATGGCAATACAAAAGACGGCCTCCACATGGCCAATATGGGCGGTACTTGGATGGCGATTGTATATGGATTTGGCGGATTAAGAATCAAAGAAAATGGGATATCTTTAACGCCAAGATTGCCAAAGCAATGGACAGGCTACAAGTTTCGCTTCCGGACAGAAGGAACCACTTTGGAAGTGAAAGTAGAACAATCAGGTGTATCGATTAAAAAACTCACGGGTAAAGGTCTGTCGATTAAAGTATATGGAGAAGACTATTACATCTCTAATCCGATCTTTGTCGGTTTGCAATAA
- a CDS encoding YybH family protein: MLRSLNQFIQEYERATNTHDFNQVRPLIKWDAVYFFSDGAFRGIEEIEAVFNRNWNTIQDETYRITDVEWLSYSDTMATCIYHYYWRGFFKGEVREGRGRGTNIMVKEDGKWKMIHEHLSPLPK; encoded by the coding sequence GTGCTTAGGAGTTTGAATCAGTTTATCCAAGAATATGAAAGAGCGACCAATACCCATGATTTTAATCAAGTCCGCCCTCTGATTAAATGGGACGCCGTTTATTTCTTTTCAGACGGAGCGTTTCGCGGGATTGAAGAAATAGAAGCCGTTTTTAATAGAAATTGGAATACGATTCAAGATGAAACGTATCGAATTACGGATGTAGAATGGCTGAGTTACTCTGATACAATGGCTACTTGCATCTATCATTATTATTGGCGCGGGTTCTTTAAAGGAGAAGTAAGAGAAGGGCGCGGAAGAGGAACCAATATCATGGTTAAGGAAGATGGAAAATGGAAAATGATCCACGAACACTTAAGCCCGTTGCCAAAATAA
- the pgmB gene encoding beta-phosphoglucomutase, with amino-acid sequence MAKDLGILIDLDGVITDTAELHYRAWKKLADSLHIPFNKAVNEGLKGLSRMDSLEALLGSQRNAFSKEEKEQMAAQKNADYRQLLEELTAEDLLPGIKAFLIDLKKRGVPIGLASASKNAPFVLEKLEIASYFDYIVDPIEVENGKPAPDIYVKGAQLLGVPPSHCIGIEDAVSGVLAVKSAGMLAIGIGEESILKEAGADLVLADTRELSWSVIKSIIESKK; translated from the coding sequence TTGGCTAAAGATTTGGGGATTTTGATTGATTTAGATGGAGTGATCACAGATACGGCTGAACTTCACTATAGAGCGTGGAAAAAACTTGCTGATTCTTTACACATTCCTTTTAATAAAGCTGTTAATGAAGGACTAAAGGGATTAAGCAGGATGGACTCCCTTGAAGCTCTTCTTGGCAGTCAAAGGAATGCTTTTTCAAAAGAAGAAAAAGAACAAATGGCTGCCCAAAAAAATGCGGATTACCGCCAGTTATTAGAGGAACTAACAGCTGAAGACTTGTTACCGGGGATCAAGGCATTTTTAATAGACTTAAAGAAAAGGGGAGTACCCATCGGGTTAGCTTCTGCTTCTAAAAATGCCCCGTTTGTGCTGGAGAAATTAGAAATCGCTTCGTATTTTGATTACATTGTCGACCCGATTGAGGTGGAGAATGGCAAACCTGCTCCTGATATATATGTGAAGGGGGCGCAGCTGCTAGGTGTTCCTCCTAGTCATTGCATCGGGATTGAGGATGCCGTTTCTGGAGTTCTGGCAGTAAAAAGTGCTGGAATGCTAGCGATTGGGATTGGTGAAGAATCGATTCTGAAAGAAGCCGGAGCCGACCTGGTTCTTGCCGATACCCGTGAGCTGTCATGGTCAGTGATTAAATCCATAATCGAGAGTAAAAAATAA
- a CDS encoding NAD-dependent epimerase/dehydratase family protein, giving the protein MKLLVIGGTRFLGRWVVEEALARGWEVTLFNRGNHAEVFPNVRTIIGDREEDLIKLEVENWDAVIDTCGFHPYTVRKSVKALKANTSFYAFVSTISVYAKFPYEDDIKEEDEFLSLSEEELVPLNLNNQNVGEYYGHLKYLCELEVLREIPDKSLIVRPGLIVGPYDQTDRFTYWATRLQEEREILAPGRKNKKIQFIDVRDLAAWIVKMTEGRITGIYNATGPKDLYTMEDLIRDGKEIFQNKAETTWVSESFLLKENVQPWIELPLWIPETNSNEPEKKKEQDNGVNIDRALNHGLSFRDPKETLKDTYEWVTQKSRKLERAGLKQEKEQALLEKWNSTLNTSVQA; this is encoded by the coding sequence ATGAAATTATTAGTCATTGGAGGGACCCGGTTTTTAGGGAGATGGGTCGTTGAAGAAGCACTAGCAAGGGGCTGGGAGGTTACCCTCTTTAATCGGGGAAATCATGCGGAAGTTTTTCCGAATGTCCGCACCATTATTGGAGACCGGGAAGAAGATTTAATCAAATTAGAAGTTGAAAACTGGGATGCGGTTATAGATACATGTGGATTTCATCCTTACACTGTCAGAAAGTCCGTCAAGGCTCTTAAAGCAAATACATCCTTCTATGCGTTTGTATCAACGATTTCTGTTTATGCTAAGTTTCCTTATGAAGATGATATTAAAGAGGAGGATGAGTTCTTATCTCTTTCAGAGGAAGAGCTTGTCCCATTAAATCTTAATAACCAAAATGTTGGCGAATACTATGGCCATCTAAAATATTTATGTGAGCTGGAAGTTCTGAGAGAAATTCCAGATAAAAGCCTGATAGTGAGACCCGGACTTATTGTCGGACCCTATGACCAAACCGACCGCTTTACATATTGGGCGACCCGATTGCAGGAAGAGAGAGAAATATTAGCACCTGGAAGAAAAAATAAAAAAATTCAATTTATTGATGTTCGTGATTTGGCTGCATGGATTGTAAAAATGACAGAAGGCCGGATTACTGGTATATATAATGCAACCGGGCCAAAGGATTTATATACGATGGAGGACCTGATTAGGGATGGAAAAGAAATCTTTCAAAATAAGGCAGAGACAACATGGGTAAGTGAATCCTTTTTACTAAAAGAAAATGTACAGCCGTGGATTGAACTTCCATTGTGGATTCCTGAAACGAATTCAAATGAGCCAGAAAAAAAGAAGGAACAGGATAATGGAGTTAACATAGATCGTGCGCTAAACCATGGATTATCCTTCCGAGATCCAAAGGAAACATTAAAGGATACCTATGAATGGGTGACTCAAAAGAGTCGAAAATTAGAAAGAGCCGGATTAAAGCAAGAAAAAGAACAAGCATTGCTGGAAAAGTGGAATTCAACTCTAAATACTAGCGTACAAGCATAG
- a CDS encoding Cof-type HAD-IIB family hydrolase, whose product MLRCIATDMDGTLLNSKQQISKENETALKLAQEKGIEVVVATGRSYYEAASVLEEAKIVCPIICVNGAEIRNSEGEKILSNPIPAELAKRVMNKLDEMDYYYELYSNSGTYTRDPKLGLAVLMDLFQSANREAVPWIQMEEEARKRFAEGVKVVEDYGMLVNEKSFELYKILVFDKDNEALQKAGIELEDPDLAITSSAFGNIEINYKSAQKGVALEAFVQERGISLAETLAIGDQLNDLSMLEIVGTAVAMGNAAEEIKQIAHYITATNNENGVAHAITKYMNLM is encoded by the coding sequence ATGTTACGTTGCATTGCGACAGATATGGATGGAACCCTATTAAATTCAAAACAACAGATCAGCAAAGAAAATGAAACAGCCCTAAAATTAGCACAGGAGAAAGGGATTGAAGTGGTGGTGGCCACTGGCCGATCTTATTATGAAGCTGCATCAGTACTGGAAGAAGCGAAAATTGTTTGCCCGATTATTTGCGTGAACGGTGCTGAAATCAGAAACAGCGAGGGAGAAAAGATTCTCTCAAATCCAATCCCAGCAGAGCTGGCTAAAAGGGTTATGAATAAATTAGACGAAATGGATTATTATTACGAACTTTATTCAAATTCGGGTACCTATACGAGGGATCCTAAGTTGGGTTTAGCAGTACTGATGGATTTATTTCAATCAGCTAACCGCGAGGCAGTTCCATGGATACAAATGGAGGAAGAGGCTAGAAAACGGTTTGCAGAAGGCGTGAAAGTTGTCGAAGATTATGGGATGCTCGTGAATGAAAAGTCCTTTGAATTATATAAAATTTTAGTGTTTGACAAGGACAACGAAGCGTTGCAAAAAGCCGGTATTGAACTGGAAGATCCTGATTTAGCGATTACTTCCTCTGCTTTTGGCAATATTGAAATTAACTACAAGTCCGCTCAAAAAGGGGTGGCGCTTGAAGCCTTTGTTCAGGAAAGAGGTATTTCTCTCGCAGAAACATTAGCGATTGGTGATCAATTAAATGACCTTTCCATGCTCGAGATTGTTGGGACAGCTGTAGCAATGGGAAATGCAGCAGAAGAAATCAAACAAATTGCTCATTACATCACAGCAACCAATAATGAAAATGGGGTGGCACATGCGATCACCAAGTATATGAATTTGATGTAG
- a CDS encoding PQQ-dependent sugar dehydrogenase encodes MKKVKSMLLILLCSIAVLAACKNEESNHSDKGEDAMSVTNGREATILIENLQTPWSIQKHRDTFYISERTGYIYVYDGEGGERQRVQLQKQLAQTPEAGLLGFYLKPDFQDSKEAFAYYTYQEGDRLYNRLTVIKQAEGQWQELTSLLDQIPADTFHHGGRIKIGPDQKLYVTVGDGLNPDAPQDINSINGKILRMNLDGTVPADNPFPNSYVYSYGLRNPQGLAWDSQGFMYSTDHGQTALDEINRIQAGKNYGWPVISGNQQQSGMEPPLIHSGNTTWAPSGMDIADRSIYFAALMGEGVYRYNLDSNQIDKVIEGYGRIRDVWIDEGTLYFITNNTDGRGNPDLADDKLVSIPLPQ; translated from the coding sequence GTGAAAAAAGTAAAAAGTATGCTGCTCATTCTGCTTTGTTCAATCGCCGTTTTAGCGGCATGTAAGAATGAAGAGAGCAACCATAGCGATAAGGGTGAAGATGCGATGTCCGTTACGAACGGGAGAGAAGCAACTATTTTAATCGAGAACCTTCAAACCCCTTGGTCGATCCAAAAGCATCGGGATACTTTTTACATCTCAGAACGGACAGGATATATATATGTGTATGACGGGGAAGGCGGGGAGCGGCAGCGGGTACAGCTTCAAAAACAGCTGGCACAAACACCGGAAGCAGGGCTATTAGGTTTTTATCTGAAACCAGACTTTCAGGATTCAAAAGAAGCTTTTGCTTATTATACATACCAAGAAGGAGATCGGTTATATAACCGTTTAACTGTTATTAAACAAGCAGAAGGACAGTGGCAGGAGCTGACTTCTCTTCTTGATCAAATTCCTGCTGATACGTTTCATCATGGCGGCCGAATTAAAATTGGGCCGGATCAGAAACTGTATGTAACGGTAGGGGACGGACTAAATCCAGATGCACCTCAGGATATTAACTCGATTAATGGGAAAATTTTAAGAATGAATTTGGATGGCACCGTACCGGCAGACAACCCTTTTCCGAACTCTTATGTCTATAGTTACGGACTCCGTAATCCGCAGGGGCTAGCGTGGGATTCACAAGGATTTATGTACAGTACCGATCATGGACAAACAGCTCTTGATGAAATTAATCGAATTCAAGCGGGGAAAAATTATGGGTGGCCAGTGATTTCCGGAAATCAGCAGCAAAGCGGTATGGAGCCACCTCTCATCCACTCGGGCAATACTACTTGGGCACCGTCAGGGATGGATATTGCAGACCGCTCGATTTATTTTGCCGCATTAATGGGAGAAGGTGTTTATCGTTATAATCTGGATTCCAATCAAATAGACAAAGTGATAGAAGGCTATGGCCGGATTCGTGATGTTTGGATTGATGAAGGTACGCTTTATTTTATTACGAATAACACGGACGGCAGAGGCAATCCGGATTTAGCTGATGATAAATTAGTTTCAATTCCGTTACCCCAATAA
- a CDS encoding GntR family transcriptional regulator yields MTKEEQQLPLYYRIQQSLKKKIEEEWQPGDVIPSERELSEQFQVSRMTVRQAVNGLVDDGFLVRKRGSGTYVNERKVEQILHGVTSFSEEMRARGLAPSNKPVSFQIIPSDEKIAGHLQLKHYDPVYKIERIRLADRLPMAFETTFIPANMMKSLTEEIMNRSLYEYVEAQLGIGIDDAYQTIESSSATKKEAKYLQIKEKDPVLVIKRKTFTTTGTPFEYVRTVYRGDRYKFSIHIKRKKS; encoded by the coding sequence ATGACTAAAGAGGAACAGCAACTCCCATTGTATTATCGGATACAGCAATCTTTAAAAAAGAAAATTGAAGAAGAGTGGCAGCCGGGAGATGTAATTCCCTCAGAGCGGGAACTGTCGGAACAATTTCAAGTCAGCCGGATGACGGTAAGGCAGGCGGTTAATGGTCTTGTCGATGATGGTTTTTTGGTGAGAAAAAGAGGGAGCGGCACCTATGTGAACGAGCGGAAGGTAGAACAAATTCTTCACGGAGTTACAAGCTTCTCCGAGGAAATGAGGGCAAGAGGGTTAGCACCGAGCAATAAACCCGTAAGCTTTCAAATCATTCCTTCTGATGAAAAGATTGCGGGCCACCTTCAATTAAAACATTATGATCCCGTTTATAAGATTGAAAGAATTCGTTTAGCGGATAGGCTGCCGATGGCATTTGAAACGACATTCATTCCGGCGAACATGATGAAAAGTTTAACAGAGGAAATTATGAATCGGTCACTTTATGAATACGTGGAAGCTCAGCTGGGAATCGGCATAGATGATGCCTATCAAACGATTGAGTCGTCATCAGCAACGAAAAAAGAGGCGAAATATCTTCAGATCAAAGAAAAGGATCCCGTTCTTGTAATTAAAAGAAAAACGTTTACGACAACAGGTACGCCCTTTGAGTATGTCAGGACCGTGTACCGCGGAGACCGCTACAAATTTTCTATTCATATCAAGCGGAAAAAGTCATGA
- the bshB2 gene encoding bacillithiol biosynthesis deacetylase BshB2 codes for MEKERHVLVVFPHPDDEAFGVSGTIHKHVLNGTGVTYACLTLGEMGRNMGIPPFATRESLPLIRKEELKAAAKVMGIEDLRMLGYRDKTVEFEDDELLAKRIHAIIEEVKPSLIITFYPGYSVHPDHDATGRAVVKAMALIPENERPKLHCIAFSRDCYEKLGEPDIHHDVKDVLDIKIATLKSHKSQTQLMAKEWEERIKNKDPEVLRRFGEEHFWTFQWQNHAPA; via the coding sequence ATGGAAAAAGAGCGCCACGTTTTAGTAGTATTTCCACACCCGGACGATGAAGCTTTTGGGGTGTCTGGAACGATTCATAAGCACGTTCTAAATGGAACTGGGGTTACTTACGCATGTTTAACATTAGGAGAAATGGGACGAAATATGGGGATTCCGCCGTTTGCAACAAGAGAGTCACTTCCATTAATCCGCAAAGAAGAATTAAAGGCTGCTGCCAAGGTTATGGGGATCGAGGATTTACGGATGCTGGGATACCGGGATAAGACGGTTGAATTTGAAGATGACGAACTCCTTGCTAAACGGATCCATGCCATTATTGAAGAAGTAAAACCATCGCTCATCATCACCTTTTATCCGGGCTACTCCGTTCACCCGGATCATGATGCGACAGGACGAGCTGTGGTTAAGGCTATGGCTCTCATCCCTGAAAATGAGCGCCCAAAATTACACTGTATTGCCTTCTCAAGAGACTGCTATGAAAAATTAGGCGAGCCGGATATTCATCATGATGTAAAAGATGTTTTAGATATAAAAATAGCCACCCTTAAATCCCATAAGTCCCAAACTCAATTAATGGCGAAAGAATGGGAAGAACGCATTAAAAATAAAGATCCTGAGGTTCTAAGAAGATTTGGCGAGGAACATTTTTGGACCTTCCAATGGCAAAATCATGCCCCCGCTTAA
- a CDS encoding YojF family protein encodes MKPVVVAEVQGLLEKFKQQEIYIHLETTNGAYASHQNEKFFSAGAYIRNAKIQYEYGKITGDGPFRVGLKLPFGWVYAEGITDFEVDETDRLLMAGHDFEGKLAVALEISRTPFA; translated from the coding sequence GTGAAACCAGTCGTTGTAGCAGAAGTTCAGGGGCTGCTTGAAAAATTCAAACAACAGGAAATATATATTCATTTAGAAACCACTAACGGTGCGTATGCTTCCCATCAAAACGAGAAGTTCTTCTCCGCGGGTGCTTATATCCGTAACGCGAAGATTCAATATGAATATGGAAAAATCACGGGAGACGGCCCGTTTCGGGTTGGGTTAAAGCTTCCCTTTGGCTGGGTGTACGCTGAAGGAATCACGGATTTTGAGGTAGATGAAACGGATCGGCTGTTAATGGCTGGCCACGATTTTGAAGGAAAGCTTGCGGTGGCTCTGGAAATTAGCAGAACACCATTTGCATAA